The proteins below are encoded in one region of Mesoplasma melaleucae:
- a CDS encoding energy-coupling factor transporter ATPase — translation MDSVKDHGKGAQLTKLDKVAVKVENLKFKYAPDFPYALNDVSFEINDGEYVAVIGHNGSGKSTLSKMLIGVLSAQEGHVSIYGNVVTQDNLDQARKFLGIVFQNPDNQFIGSSVEADIAFGLENKRVNPKEMQKIIYEAAKKVGMENFLDKEPLNLSGGQKQRVAIASALALNPDILIFDEATSMLDPKGNREIKEIMVELRDKMRKTIISITHDMDEILNADKVIVMNGGKMVKIGKPEEVLKEKEFLRSIKLEIPFLSLVEEALGNQGIKVKHSQNMDELVKQLCK, via the coding sequence ATTGATTCTGTTAAAGATCATGGTAAAGGTGCTCAATTAACTAAACTGGACAAAGTTGCTGTTAAAGTAGAAAATCTAAAATTTAAATATGCTCCTGATTTTCCATATGCCTTAAATGATGTTTCTTTTGAAATTAATGATGGAGAATATGTTGCTGTTATTGGACATAACGGTAGTGGTAAATCAACACTATCAAAAATGCTAATTGGTGTACTTTCTGCACAAGAAGGACATGTAAGTATTTATGGTAATGTAGTAACTCAAGATAATTTAGACCAAGCGCGTAAATTCTTAGGTATAGTATTCCAGAACCCAGATAATCAATTTATTGGTTCAAGTGTTGAAGCAGATATTGCATTTGGTTTAGAAAACAAACGTGTTAATCCAAAAGAAATGCAAAAAATAATTTATGAAGCAGCTAAAAAAGTTGGAATGGAAAACTTTTTAGATAAAGAACCTTTAAACTTATCAGGTGGACAAAAACAACGTGTTGCAATTGCGAGTGCTCTTGCATTAAATCCAGATATTTTAATATTTGATGAAGCAACAAGCATGCTTGATCCAAAGGGAAATCGTGAAATTAAAGAAATCATGGTTGAGTTAAGAGACAAAATGCGAAAAACAATTATCTCAATTACACACGATATGGATGAAATTCTTAATGCAGATAAAGTAATTGTTATGAATGGTGGAAAGATGGTTAAAATCGGAAAACCAGAAGAAGTATTAAAAGAAAAAGAATTCTTAAGATCTATTAAACTAGAAATTCCTTTCTTATCATTAGTTGAAGAAGCTTTAGGTAATCAAGGGATTAAAGTTAAACATAGTCAAAATATGGATGAGTTGGTGAAACAGTTATGCAAGTAA
- a CDS encoding energy-coupling factor transporter ATPase has translation MQVNKKEIKQNLKKWNDEKKNIESFSFTGDIILDNVSYTYSKKTPFEFRALDNADLTIADKKITCVIGTTGSGKSTMIQLTNGLLISETGQTIVGDYKIPAGLKKIKEVKDLRREVGLVFQFPEYQLFQDTIEKDIAFGPIHLGANKEDVYKKIPELLDLVSLPKDYAKRSPFELSGGQKRRTAIAGIIAMDGKTLVLDEPTGGLDPKGEEDFMNLFLRLNKKQGKRIIMVTHNMDQVLKVADEVIVMHEGKVISKGTPFEIFSNQELLAKIQIEPPKLYKLMYKLKAQGTDLLNQEIRTIDEFAEAFKKVRKEK, from the coding sequence ATGCAAGTAAACAAAAAAGAAATAAAACAAAATTTAAAAAAATGAAATGATGAGAAAAAGAATATTGAAAGCTTTTCATTTACAGGAGATATTATTTTAGATAATGTAAGTTATACATATTCAAAGAAAACTCCATTTGAATTTAGAGCACTTGATAACGCTGACTTAACAATTGCTGACAAAAAAATTACATGTGTAATTGGAACCACAGGTTCTGGTAAATCAACTATGATTCAATTAACAAACGGATTATTAATTTCTGAAACTGGACAAACTATTGTTGGGGATTATAAAATTCCAGCTGGGTTAAAAAAGATTAAAGAAGTTAAAGATTTAAGAAGAGAAGTTGGATTAGTATTCCAATTCCCTGAATATCAATTATTCCAAGATACAATTGAAAAAGATATCGCATTTGGACCAATCCATTTAGGAGCTAATAAAGAAGATGTTTATAAAAAAATTCCTGAATTATTAGATCTTGTATCATTACCAAAAGATTATGCAAAAAGATCTCCATTTGAATTATCAGGTGGACAAAAAAGAAGAACTGCAATTGCAGGAATCATTGCAATGGATGGTAAAACATTAGTGCTTGATGAACCGACTGGAGGATTAGATCCAAAAGGTGAAGAAGACTTTATGAATTTATTCTTAAGATTGAATAAAAAACAAGGTAAAAGAATTATTATGGTTACTCATAATATGGACCAAGTTTTAAAAGTAGCTGATGAAGTAATTGTTATGCATGAAGGAAAAGTTATATCAAAAGGTACACCATTTGAAATTTTCTCTAACCAAGAGCTATTAGCAAAGATTCAAATTGAACCACCAAAGTTATACAAGCTAATGTATAAACTAAAAGCACAAGGAACTGATTTATTAAATCAAGAAATTAGAACAATTGATGAATTTGCCGAAGCATTTAAAAAAGTAAGAAAGGAGAAGTAA
- a CDS encoding energy-coupling factor transporter transmembrane component T family protein, with translation MRVTFGRYLPKNSIVHAMDPRFKLVMIILLIVSIFLPIGFTGYIICSVVILSLFALSKLSFRMLLGLLPPVLFVFLVIFFMNAFLTHPDAAFIKQLSVWLEGQDIKGLSVTQLPGGYSGQLYLRDTSVLNGFELACQYQNIGWFYNWSFIWFSEKALYNALIMAFRIYLMISLTCILTASTSPLQLTLAIEDILYPLKWIGIPVYILSMIISIALRMIPTLIDEAGRIMKAQSSRGIDIKNGKFKDKLKGLTSLIIPLLVSAFQKAEDLSYAMEARGYDPYAKRTRYIQFKFRVIDLILLLVGFGLMLFLILYSASVLGLWHIGIPRLDTIIGVKS, from the coding sequence ATGAGAGTAACATTCGGTAGATATTTACCAAAAAATTCTATTGTCCATGCAATGGATCCTAGATTTAAACTGGTTATGATTATTCTGTTAATCGTAAGTATTTTCTTACCTATTGGTTTTACAGGTTATATTATATGTTCAGTTGTCATATTATCATTATTTGCATTATCTAAGTTAAGTTTCAGAATGTTACTTGGATTATTGCCTCCCGTACTATTTGTATTTTTAGTAATCTTCTTTATGAATGCATTCTTAACGCATCCAGATGCAGCTTTTATTAAGCAGTTATCAGTTTGATTAGAAGGACAAGATATAAAAGGATTATCAGTTACTCAATTACCTGGTGGATATTCAGGTCAATTATATTTAAGAGACACAAGTGTATTAAATGGTTTTGAATTAGCTTGTCAATATCAAAACATTGGTTGATTCTACAACTGAAGTTTTATTTGATTTAGTGAAAAAGCTTTATATAATGCATTAATCATGGCATTTAGAATTTATTTAATGATTTCATTAACTTGTATTCTGACTGCTTCAACTTCACCTTTACAACTAACATTAGCAATTGAAGATATTTTATATCCATTAAAATGAATTGGAATCCCAGTTTATATTTTATCAATGATTATATCAATTGCTTTACGTATGATTCCTACTTTAATTGATGAAGCAGGAAGAATTATGAAAGCTCAATCATCAAGAGGGATTGATATTAAGAATGGTAAATTTAAAGATAAGTTAAAAGGATTAACATCATTAATTATTCCACTATTAGTTTCAGCATTCCAAAAAGCAGAAGATTTATCATATGCGATGGAAGCAAGAGGATATGATCCTTATGCAAAAAGAACAAGATATATTCAATTCAAATTTAGAGTAATTGACTTAATCTTGTTATTAGTAGGATTTGGTCTAATGTTATTCTTAATTCTATATTCAGCAAGTGTTTTAGGATTATGACATATTGGTATTCCAAGACTTGATACTATTATTGGAGTAAAGAGTTAA
- the truA gene encoding tRNA pseudouridine(38-40) synthase TruA, whose product MFKFLLTLQYDGSDFHGWIDQPNAKTIQGELNKAIKKVTKDTAFKTISASKTDAGVHAVDQKVILKLAFEPKIELFEKAINKALPETIHIASIVKVNDDFNIKNVMYKEYTYTINDHEYNLLTNRFELNWKYAKIDINKLQTIFDLFVGKHDFKLFSGLNEKDFLNSDIKTVRTIETINVERTNNRIIINFKAKGFIRYQIRMIVQSALSCYLDKRITQAEIKDKLLGNGDKPPFNAPAKGLKLNKVVFNS is encoded by the coding sequence ATGTTTAAGTTCTTATTAACATTACAATATGATGGTTCTGACTTTCATGGATGAATTGATCAACCAAATGCTAAAACGATTCAAGGTGAATTAAATAAAGCAATTAAAAAAGTAACAAAAGACACTGCTTTTAAAACAATTAGTGCTAGTAAAACTGATGCTGGAGTTCACGCAGTAGATCAAAAAGTAATTTTAAAATTAGCTTTCGAACCTAAAATTGAATTGTTTGAAAAAGCAATTAATAAAGCTTTGCCTGAAACAATCCATATAGCTTCTATTGTTAAAGTTAATGATGACTTTAATATAAAAAATGTAATGTATAAAGAATATACTTATACAATCAATGATCATGAATATAATTTATTAACAAATCGTTTTGAACTTAATTGAAAATATGCAAAAATAGATATTAATAAACTACAAACTATTTTTGATTTATTTGTTGGTAAGCACGATTTCAAATTGTTTTCTGGTTTAAATGAAAAAGATTTTTTAAACTCTGATATTAAAACAGTTAGAACAATAGAAACAATCAATGTTGAGCGAACAAACAATCGAATAATTATTAATTTCAAAGCTAAAGGATTTATCAGATATCAAATTAGAATGATTGTACAATCAGCGCTAAGTTGCTATTTAGATAAACGAATTACGCAAGCAGAAATAAAAGACAAATTGCTGGGTAATGGAGATAAACCACCATTTAATGCACCAGCTAAAGGCCTAAAACTAAATAAGGTTGTATTTAATTCATAA
- a CDS encoding ABC transporter permease, giving the protein MHFKKFYLILKNSFKNATKNKTQLIGVTVLAFLLSLVLTLVVSMNVRVLEKYKDMNEHSRVHDAIVDLNPYDKVTTGENEESEEAPKNLVAAQQYWLYKLQEKYFEESNELQFQWSRTEAREFSQVKQNDKDLTIKAIAKTTQSNSFNNDGVDKLVIFEGHDIQSHHQVVIDPNYAKNNGIKIGDVIRIQADNLGNSLLVRDSKSEQVATDVKEIEKSIDKIDNIDSIYTTYYSNYQWFQVVGFGSSADFMAPIFNASTILPSRSKEVMIYVNPAAFGLKLNEESNVYDYNMNSNGNLTVSSNVEMESFYSIKFTETSKVSNTGLQQFETDFKELIRRNSNSKIVYGKEEPSYRFSKRISLIKQTIKMYTLAAIVIFILILFVCLYTIALVTKKQIEKASKQLGTMKALGYRKRVLVLNFVMLPVIASSIGGLFGYIVSISVSNTLTGEFGKYFSLNYSTFNFDWISIVAMILTMWIILSAISFGISVLLMRKSALSLISATFNEKTSAFKAKMRNIHFRKYFGAKLRKALLVDAFGKMMAIGFVVLLSSMLFTVSFAAPDILKRNQKATYTGIKYKQVVEYAQPSYNNPLTFAKTFNPSTTQEDMVYSEAAGGWTNLKLTGNGNFDYDQIMTDYFNNEISEKYYSIFIQNLFTASSNNQYAIPNLVELSLANMKLLNLEGSIFDSNYFRQLSKYGIPAASKNDQLGKLISPIILKQWFDYQNLLKEVESTNSLYEKGAALQTFYTKYSESIGLSITNDFRSGYKDSISDEQWIKMTPNEKINVFNQSNGILAQSYLNENVTMLKQLLNSNDVVINDQTGEDKFKFTDSNYDNLGEFRIASKHNTKESSNDYYLGLNFDKLGEQNDDASKEIATEAITDMWEWFTFLFNNRVDQAIIQSAFSRPPYFVKQTLTNAFKSTEKNYSMAFNLVSYDPTLEALGTKIQAEKDGKNFKIYGIDNDDRFLDLRDNNNLIEKLFNTEYSNGIVINESLAKTLNLKEGQEVDFNVIQNELQDEYKDGAVPYELNDWDTSSLWNGTGGFKQNSRTNSLGANIVVKKPGIDQKKSIDFLTSVSSPTNYYSSILKNETIIRNKTTNQKFKIVGIHEGFGTAQAWIKNDDAKKILQYDQVENYMWKNFFAKQWNNQFGYTTSFNNKIIIEDKDQEELKIYKKIKNLDLTKNGLDDIELFKNQFIYYPDSQDKKDLGELILKIFDNQYPVFNYKYSNKTDVADYNTVMSVSSTFGDYSPTALNGLEAKFSSNFKAFDGSGIGTVEWILPIDLSKDMLEEISQLILLLISIAIVLILSLTFVIILLTTSVIITDNIRFISTMRVLGYHDAYVVKTVMGMYMIVISTMFAAGFAAGWFIFVKVINIMLMNGVALPLLFPIWLPIVVFIGIVGIYAIAIYAGYKRITKTNSVLILQNTDI; this is encoded by the coding sequence ATGCATTTTAAAAAATTTTACTTAATATTAAAAAATTCATTTAAAAATGCAACTAAAAACAAAACACAATTAATAGGTGTTACGGTTTTAGCTTTTTTACTGTCTCTTGTTTTAACTTTAGTTGTTTCAATGAACGTTCGTGTTCTTGAGAAATATAAAGACATGAATGAACACTCAAGAGTTCATGATGCTATTGTTGATTTAAATCCTTATGATAAAGTTACAACTGGAGAAAATGAAGAATCAGAAGAAGCTCCAAAAAACTTAGTTGCTGCTCAACAATACTGACTTTATAAGTTACAAGAAAAATACTTTGAAGAGTCAAATGAATTACAATTTCAATGATCAAGAACAGAAGCAAGAGAGTTTTCACAAGTTAAACAAAATGATAAAGATTTAACAATTAAAGCGATTGCTAAAACAACACAAAGTAATTCATTTAACAATGATGGAGTAGATAAACTTGTTATCTTTGAAGGGCATGATATTCAATCACACCATCAAGTGGTGATTGATCCAAACTATGCAAAAAATAATGGCATTAAAATTGGAGATGTTATTAGAATTCAAGCAGATAATTTAGGTAACTCATTATTAGTTAGAGATTCAAAAAGTGAACAAGTTGCAACCGATGTTAAAGAAATTGAAAAAAGTATAGATAAAATTGATAATATTGATAGTATTTACACAACATACTATTCAAATTACCAGTGATTTCAAGTTGTAGGATTTGGTAGCTCTGCTGACTTTATGGCTCCAATTTTCAATGCGTCAACAATCCTACCAAGTCGTTCAAAAGAAGTAATGATTTATGTTAATCCAGCTGCATTTGGACTAAAACTTAATGAAGAATCAAATGTATATGATTACAATATGAACTCAAATGGTAATTTAACTGTTTCATCAAATGTTGAAATGGAATCATTTTATTCAATTAAATTCACTGAAACAAGTAAAGTAAGTAATACAGGATTGCAACAATTTGAAACTGATTTTAAAGAATTAATAAGAAGAAACTCAAATAGTAAAATAGTGTATGGAAAAGAAGAACCAAGTTACAGATTTAGTAAAAGAATTAGTTTAATTAAACAAACAATTAAAATGTACACATTAGCTGCTATTGTAATATTTATTTTAATATTATTTGTATGTTTATATACAATTGCTTTAGTTACAAAAAAACAAATTGAAAAAGCATCAAAACAACTTGGAACAATGAAAGCATTAGGTTACAGAAAACGTGTGCTTGTATTAAACTTTGTTATGTTACCAGTAATTGCATCAAGTATTGGTGGATTATTTGGATACATTGTTTCAATATCTGTTTCAAATACATTAACAGGTGAATTTGGTAAGTACTTCTCATTAAATTACTCAACATTTAATTTTGATTGAATTTCAATCGTGGCAATGATTTTAACTATGTGAATAATCTTATCTGCAATTTCATTTGGTATTTCAGTTTTATTAATGAGAAAATCTGCATTAAGTTTAATTTCAGCAACATTTAATGAAAAAACTAGTGCATTTAAAGCTAAAATGAGAAATATTCATTTTAGAAAATATTTTGGTGCTAAATTAAGAAAAGCATTATTAGTTGATGCCTTTGGAAAAATGATGGCAATCGGATTTGTTGTTCTATTATCATCAATGTTATTTACTGTTTCATTTGCAGCTCCAGACATTTTAAAAAGAAATCAAAAAGCTACATATACAGGAATTAAATACAAACAAGTTGTTGAATATGCGCAACCAAGTTATAATAACCCCCTAACTTTTGCAAAAACATTTAACCCATCAACAACTCAAGAAGACATGGTTTATTCAGAAGCTGCTGGTGGATGAACAAACTTAAAATTAACTGGTAATGGTAATTTTGATTATGACCAAATCATGACAGACTACTTTAATAATGAAATTAGTGAAAAATACTATTCAATCTTTATTCAAAACTTATTTACAGCTTCAAGTAATAATCAATACGCTATCCCCAATCTTGTTGAATTATCACTAGCTAATATGAAACTACTTAACTTAGAAGGATCAATCTTTGATAGTAACTATTTCAGACAACTATCTAAATATGGTATCCCTGCTGCAAGCAAAAATGATCAACTTGGAAAATTAATTTCCCCAATAATTTTAAAACAATGATTTGATTATCAAAACCTATTAAAAGAAGTTGAATCTACAAATTCACTTTATGAAAAAGGTGCAGCATTACAAACATTCTATACTAAGTATTCAGAATCAATTGGATTATCAATTACAAATGATTTTAGAAGTGGATATAAAGATAGTATTTCAGATGAACAATGAATTAAGATGACTCCAAATGAAAAAATTAACGTGTTTAATCAATCAAATGGAATATTAGCTCAATCATACTTAAATGAAAATGTAACTATGTTAAAACAATTATTAAATTCAAATGATGTTGTTATTAATGATCAAACTGGTGAAGACAAATTTAAATTTACAGACTCAAATTACGACAATTTAGGTGAATTTAGAATTGCTTCAAAACATAATACCAAAGAATCATCTAATGATTACTATTTAGGACTAAATTTTGATAAATTAGGTGAACAAAATGATGATGCTTCAAAAGAAATAGCAACAGAAGCAATTACTGATATGTGAGAATGATTTACATTCTTATTTAATAACCGTGTTGATCAAGCAATTATTCAATCTGCGTTTTCAAGACCCCCTTACTTTGTTAAACAAACATTGACTAATGCATTTAAGTCAACTGAAAAAAACTATTCAATGGCCTTTAATTTAGTTTCATATGATCCAACTCTTGAAGCATTAGGAACAAAAATTCAAGCTGAAAAAGATGGTAAAAACTTTAAAATTTATGGAATTGACAATGATGATAGATTCTTAGATTTAAGAGATAATAATAATTTAATTGAAAAATTATTTAATACTGAATATTCAAATGGAATTGTAATTAATGAATCATTGGCTAAAACTTTAAACCTAAAAGAAGGTCAAGAAGTTGATTTTAATGTAATTCAAAATGAACTTCAAGATGAATATAAAGATGGAGCAGTACCATATGAATTAAATGATTGAGATACAAGTAGTTTATGAAATGGAACTGGTGGATTTAAACAAAACTCAAGAACAAACAGTTTAGGAGCTAATATTGTTGTTAAAAAACCAGGGATTGATCAAAAAAAATCAATTGACTTCTTAACAAGTGTTTCATCTCCAACAAACTACTATTCATCAATATTAAAAAATGAAACAATCATTCGAAATAAAACAACAAATCAAAAATTTAAAATTGTTGGTATCCATGAAGGATTTGGCACAGCACAAGCATGAATTAAAAATGACGATGCTAAAAAAATCCTTCAATATGATCAAGTAGAAAACTACATGTGAAAAAATTTCTTTGCTAAACAATGAAATAATCAATTTGGTTATACAACTTCATTTAATAACAAAATAATTATTGAAGATAAGGACCAAGAAGAATTAAAAATATACAAAAAAATTAAGAACTTAGATTTAACAAAAAATGGTTTAGATGATATTGAATTATTTAAAAATCAATTTATCTACTACCCAGACAGTCAAGATAAAAAAGACTTAGGAGAATTAATTTTAAAAATCTTTGATAATCAATATCCTGTATTTAACTATAAATATTCAAATAAAACTGATGTTGCTGATTACAATACAGTAATGAGTGTATCAAGCACATTTGGAGATTATTCACCAACTGCTTTAAATGGTTTAGAAGCTAAATTTAGTTCAAACTTTAAAGCATTTGATGGTAGTGGAATTGGAACTGTAGAATGAATTTTACCAATTGATTTATCAAAAGATATGTTAGAAGAAATCTCACAATTGATTCTATTATTAATATCAATTGCAATTGTTTTGATTTTATCTTTAACATTTGTAATTATTCTATTAACTACATCAGTAATCATTACAGATAACATAAGATTTATATCAACAATGAGGGTTTTAGGTTATCATGATGCATATGTTGTTAAAACTGTAATGGGTATGTATATGATTGTTATCTCAACAATGTTTGCAGCCGGATTCGCAGCTGGATGGTTTATTTTTGTTAAAGTAATTAATATAATGTTAATGAATGGTGTTGCTCTACCACTACTATTCCCAATATGATTACCAATTGTTGTTTTCATAGGAATTGTTGGAATTTATGCAATTGCCATTTATGCAGGATACAAACGAATTACAAAAACAAACTCAGTCTTAATTTTACAAAATACCGATATCTAG
- a CDS encoding lipoprotein: MIVGIKKLISLIGATSLSVIPVMVVVSCKYVNTVKKI, from the coding sequence ATTATAGTAGGAATAAAAAAATTAATATCACTTATTGGAGCAACATCATTATCAGTAATACCAGTAATGGTTGTTGTTTCATGTAAGTATGTAAATACAGTTAAAAAAATATAG
- the ligA gene encoding NAD-dependent DNA ligase LigA, with product MTKEQAIILINDLRKKLNKWAKEYYVLDNPSVDDTEYDQAIHQLIDLETQFPELITSDSITQKVGGIVSDKFEKYTHKYPMLSLGDIFSWDEFLNFNKQVAKITGTKDNEYTAELKIDGLSISLIYKNNVLQNGVTRGDGKVGESVTTNVKTIKSIPLSIPVKDEIEIRGEVFLSKTEFAKINEERLINGEQLFANPRNAAAGTLRQLDSKIVASRNLDAYLYYYFNETNPINTQFESINQIKQLGLKVNPETKICKSLDEIKAYIEYYTEKRNELDYEIDGIVFKLNDKNLQEEVGYTAKTPKWAIAYKFSAEVKETKLLDIFPTVGRTGKITYNAKLEPVQIAGTTVSAASLNNAEYIMAKDLRVNAKVKVKKAGDIIPEVINAIKDNDFENLPKWEKAEKCPACGEGLEKTATEVDQFCVNFNCPAQILRSLEHFASRGAANIVGLGGQTIKKLFEEKLITNIADIFKVEEHKEDIINFEKFGEKSFENLVASIERAKHNSLEKTLFGLGIRHIGSKTALTLAEIYQNIDNLKDATYEELSAINSLGEVLAASIVDWFKIESNLQLINQLKTFNVNFEYLGEAKNTDSLISNKSFVITGTLSNSRDYYKDIIELNNGKVIGYVSKKTDYLLAGKNAGSKLTKAEELNVKVINEKEFFEILKGE from the coding sequence ATGACTAAGGAACAAGCAATAATATTAATTAATGATTTACGTAAAAAACTTAATAAATGAGCTAAAGAATATTATGTGTTAGATAACCCAAGTGTTGATGATACAGAATATGATCAAGCAATTCATCAATTAATTGATCTTGAAACACAATTCCCTGAATTAATTACATCAGACTCAATTACACAAAAAGTTGGGGGTATTGTTAGTGATAAATTTGAAAAATATACCCACAAATATCCAATGTTAAGTCTTGGAGATATTTTTAGTTGAGATGAGTTTTTAAACTTTAATAAACAAGTTGCTAAAATCACCGGTACTAAAGATAACGAATACACAGCTGAACTTAAAATTGATGGTTTATCAATTTCATTAATTTATAAAAACAATGTCTTACAAAATGGGGTAACTCGTGGTGATGGTAAAGTTGGTGAAAGTGTAACAACTAATGTTAAAACAATTAAATCTATTCCACTTTCAATTCCTGTAAAAGATGAAATTGAGATTAGAGGAGAAGTTTTCTTATCTAAAACTGAATTTGCAAAAATTAATGAAGAAAGATTAATTAATGGTGAACAACTATTTGCTAATCCAAGAAATGCTGCAGCAGGAACTTTAAGACAATTAGATTCAAAGATTGTTGCAAGTAGAAATCTTGATGCTTATCTGTATTATTACTTTAATGAAACAAATCCAATTAACACACAATTTGAGTCAATTAACCAAATAAAACAATTAGGTTTAAAAGTAAATCCAGAAACAAAAATATGTAAATCACTAGATGAAATTAAAGCATATATTGAATATTACACTGAAAAAAGAAATGAATTAGATTATGAAATTGATGGAATCGTATTTAAGTTAAATGATAAAAATTTACAAGAAGAAGTTGGATATACTGCAAAAACACCAAAATGAGCAATTGCTTATAAATTTTCAGCAGAAGTTAAAGAAACTAAATTACTAGATATTTTCCCAACAGTTGGTCGTACAGGTAAAATTACATACAACGCAAAATTAGAACCAGTGCAAATTGCCGGAACAACAGTTTCAGCAGCATCATTAAACAATGCTGAATATATCATGGCAAAAGATTTAAGAGTTAATGCGAAAGTGAAAGTTAAAAAAGCTGGAGATATTATTCCAGAAGTTATTAATGCAATTAAAGATAATGACTTTGAAAACTTACCCAAATGAGAAAAAGCTGAAAAATGTCCAGCATGTGGTGAGGGATTAGAAAAAACAGCAACTGAAGTTGATCAATTTTGTGTTAACTTCAATTGCCCTGCTCAAATCTTAAGAAGTTTAGAACACTTTGCAAGTAGAGGTGCCGCAAATATTGTTGGTTTAGGCGGTCAAACAATTAAAAAATTATTCGAAGAAAAATTAATTACAAATATTGCAGATATATTTAAAGTTGAAGAGCATAAAGAAGACATTATTAATTTTGAAAAGTTTGGAGAAAAAAGTTTTGAGAATTTAGTTGCATCAATTGAACGGGCAAAACATAATTCACTTGAAAAAACATTGTTTGGATTAGGGATTAGACATATTGGATCTAAAACAGCTTTAACTCTTGCTGAAATATATCAAAACATTGATAATCTTAAAGATGCAACTTATGAAGAATTAAGTGCAATTAATTCTTTGGGAGAAGTTTTAGCAGCATCAATTGTAGATTGATTTAAAATCGAATCTAATTTACAATTAATAAATCAATTAAAAACATTTAATGTGAATTTTGAATATTTAGGAGAAGCTAAAAATACTGATTCTCTAATTAGTAATAAATCATTTGTCATTACAGGTACATTATCAAATTCAAGAGATTATTATAAAGATATAATTGAATTGAATAATGGTAAAGTAATTGGTTATGTTTCTAAAAAAACTGATTATTTATTAGCTGGTAAAAATGCTGGAAGTAAATTAACTAAAGCAGAAGAATTAAATGTTAAAGTAATTAATGAAAAAGAATTTTTTGAAATTTTAAAAGGAGAATAG